Proteins from a genomic interval of Sphingomonas sp. Y38-1Y:
- the murJ gene encoding murein biosynthesis integral membrane protein MurJ, which translates to MNLVRALGSVGGLTLASRVLALVRDTLQAAYIGASFASDAFFVAFRLPNMFRALFAEGAFAAAFIPLFNQKVGEDGDLAPAIAFAERALAWLFPILALMTVLMLAAAWPLTWVLAGGFERQQPSASDFAFAVTLSRITIPYLFLISLASLLGGILNSLDRFWVNAAAPILLNVSMVSALWFLHGDPYETARVQAWAVTVGGALQLGWLVLACRSAGVKLRLRFPKLDDDVKRLLKLIVPAAAGAGAAQINLAISTALAGWLLAEGSISAINYADRVNQLPLGMIGIGLGTILLPTITRLLRKGDDAQAMDTQNRGIELALFLTLPAAAAFIFAAEPIVRGLFERGQFDPADTLRTSWVLSAFSIGLPSYVLVKVLTPGFYARADTRTPVRLAMISIAVNIAGNLVLIPTVGIIGSALSTALSSSLNVAMLYTTLKKRGHFAADAQLRRRIPRLAIAALVMGGALYAIKPWFAPYTQGSLLVTLPVLAVLVGIGVAIYAAASFATGAFRPADIKALLRRRSTN; encoded by the coding sequence ATGAACCTCGTCCGCGCGCTGGGGTCGGTCGGCGGCCTGACGCTGGCCAGCCGCGTGCTCGCGCTCGTCCGCGACACGCTCCAGGCCGCCTATATCGGCGCGAGCTTCGCGTCCGATGCCTTCTTCGTCGCCTTTCGCCTGCCCAACATGTTCCGCGCATTGTTCGCGGAAGGGGCGTTCGCCGCGGCGTTCATCCCGCTGTTCAACCAGAAGGTGGGCGAGGACGGCGACCTTGCCCCCGCGATCGCCTTTGCCGAGCGGGCGCTCGCCTGGCTGTTCCCGATCCTGGCTCTGATGACGGTGCTGATGCTCGCCGCCGCCTGGCCGCTGACCTGGGTGCTGGCGGGCGGGTTCGAGCGGCAGCAGCCCTCGGCCAGCGACTTCGCGTTCGCGGTGACGCTGTCGCGGATCACCATCCCCTATCTCTTCCTGATCTCGCTCGCCTCGCTCTTGGGCGGCATCCTCAATTCGCTCGACCGCTTCTGGGTCAACGCCGCCGCGCCGATCCTGCTTAACGTGTCGATGGTGAGCGCCTTGTGGTTCCTCCACGGCGATCCTTACGAGACCGCGCGCGTGCAGGCTTGGGCGGTGACCGTCGGCGGCGCGTTGCAGCTCGGCTGGCTGGTACTCGCCTGTCGCTCGGCGGGGGTGAAGCTGCGGCTGCGCTTTCCCAAGCTGGACGACGACGTCAAGCGGCTGCTCAAGCTGATCGTCCCCGCCGCCGCCGGCGCGGGCGCCGCGCAGATCAACCTCGCCATCTCGACCGCGCTTGCCGGCTGGCTGCTGGCCGAAGGGTCGATCTCGGCGATCAACTATGCCGACCGCGTCAACCAATTGCCGCTCGGCATGATCGGCATCGGGCTGGGCACCATCCTCCTGCCCACGATCACGCGCCTCCTACGCAAGGGTGACGATGCTCAAGCGATGGACACGCAAAATCGAGGGATCGAGCTGGCGCTGTTCCTCACCCTCCCCGCCGCCGCCGCGTTCATCTTCGCGGCCGAGCCGATCGTGCGCGGCCTGTTCGAGCGCGGCCAGTTCGATCCCGCCGACACGCTCCGGACGAGCTGGGTGCTGTCGGCCTTTTCGATCGGGCTGCCGTCCTATGTCCTGGTCAAGGTGCTGACGCCGGGCTTCTACGCACGCGCCGACACGCGGACGCCCGTGCGCCTCGCGATGATCTCGATCGCGGTGAACATCGCCGGCAACCTGGTGCTGATCCCAACCGTGGGCATCATCGGATCCGCGCTGTCGACGGCGCTGTCGTCCAGCCTGAACGTCGCGATGCTGTATACGACGCTCAAGAAGCGCGGGCATTTCGCCGCCGACGCGCAGCTTCGCCGCCGCATCCCGCGGCTGGCGATCGCGGCGCTGGTGATGGGCGGCGCGCTCTATGCGATCAAGCCGTGGTTCGCGCCCTACACGCAAGGATCGCTGCTGGTGACGCTGCCGGTCCTCGCCGTCCTCGTCGGGATCGGCGTCGCCATCTATGCGGCGGCGAGCTTCGCGACGGGCGCGTTCCGCCCCGCCGACATCAAGGCGCTGCTGCGCCGCCGTTCGACCAACTAG